The following are from one region of the Nocardia terpenica genome:
- a CDS encoding alpha/beta fold hydrolase — protein MSPTPVRPTLARTVLGSGPAVLLAHGAGGGVRPNYGPVLDALAEGHTVIGADYPGAGESAPALAPLELDALADELVAAAAAEGHERFAVIGYSLGTSVAVRIATRYPERVRALILTAPFARPDNRMLLLLQLWRELYRSGRHDLLARFMQTVAWSAERLETFAPQELSAMLQEAERTFPTGTADQADLGGRVDTRAELARIQVPALVVVTTADLLVPPSVQYEVATGIPTARTAELPTGHLPFAERPDEWATLMTKFLAEVE, from the coding sequence GTGAGCCCCACGCCTGTTCGCCCCACCCTGGCCCGCACCGTGCTCGGCAGCGGCCCGGCCGTCCTGCTCGCACACGGCGCGGGCGGCGGCGTCCGCCCCAATTACGGCCCCGTCCTGGACGCGCTGGCCGAAGGGCACACCGTCATCGGCGCGGACTACCCGGGCGCGGGGGAGTCCGCCCCGGCGCTCGCGCCCCTGGAACTCGACGCGCTGGCCGACGAACTGGTCGCCGCCGCGGCCGCCGAGGGGCACGAGCGCTTCGCGGTCATCGGCTATTCGCTGGGCACCTCCGTCGCGGTGCGCATCGCCACGCGCTACCCGGAGCGGGTGAGGGCGCTGATCCTGACCGCGCCCTTCGCCCGCCCCGACAACCGCATGCTGCTGTTGCTGCAACTGTGGCGCGAGCTGTACCGCTCCGGCCGCCACGACCTGCTCGCCCGGTTCATGCAAACCGTGGCCTGGAGCGCCGAGCGGCTGGAAACCTTTGCGCCGCAGGAACTGTCGGCCATGCTCCAGGAGGCCGAGCGCACCTTCCCCACCGGCACCGCCGACCAGGCCGACCTCGGCGGCCGCGTCGACACCCGCGCCGAACTCGCCCGAATCCAGGTGCCCGCCCTGGTCGTCGTCACCACCGCCGACCTGCTCGTCCCCCCGTCGGTCCAATACGAGGTGGCCACCGGCATCCCCACCGCCCGCACCGCCGAACTCCCCACCGGCCACCTCCCCTTCGCCGAACGGCCCGACGAATGGGCGACCCTGATGACGAAATTCCTGGCCGAGGTCGAATAA